In Lates calcarifer isolate ASB-BC8 linkage group LG15, TLL_Latcal_v3, whole genome shotgun sequence, one genomic interval encodes:
- the LOC108890900 gene encoding uncharacterized protein LOC108890900 isoform X10: MATMTTEASAVSEADTEGKQKASGAEPEPEPESKQKSEAAASQPVGEQSSKKAQEQASEPGPADVATSPEEEQLKPRTRTSAGKGLSRLFSSFLKRRSQCSEGEGFEAEKAREEKADKEEKTDKAEAEKVEEVKSEEKDTKAEEDKSEVKEVKKKEEKVEEKEDKKKEEEKVEKKGSKKKKKEAKKKVEEKDEEKVKKDEEKKEEEKVKKKEEQKEEEKAQQTVEKKEEKLVTKEEEKKETAEVKDKGAEAGKKEEEKIDKKVAKKKEKEEKIKKKEEEKAKRKAEEEERVKKREEEKTKKKEEEKAREAEKAKKKEEEKAKKKEEEKAKEEKTKKKEEEKPKEELKKKEEEKEKEEAKKTEEEEEKTEEKQKKEEEKGKKKEKGKNKGKKGPSEERVKAPIAAPEPELKTEPDTEQAPDQHSISSTEAQPAPEENKEEAGIKKEPEVVEEAKEDTEKKEGEPAEQEKEVKEEEKAKEEGKKEGKKEKPAKEKKTEKKTEEAKGSKRQKTMQCKVTLLDDTQFECELDKHAKGQELLTKVCDHVNLLEKDYFGLANWETPTSKTWLEPAKEIRKQVSGAVYEFTFNVKFYPPDPAQLTEDLTRYFLCLQLRKDIMHGVLPCSFVTLSLLGSYTAQSELGEYDPEVHGTDYVKDLNLAPGQSKELEDKVMELHRTYRSMSPAQADMLFLENAKKLAMYGVDLHQAKDLDGVYITLGVCSSALMVYKDKLRINRFPWPKVLKISYKRSSFFIKIRPSEQEQYESTIGFKLPNYKASKKLWKVCVEHHTFFRVSTVEPPSSRRFLVLGSKFRYSGRTQAQTRQASSMIDRPAPRFTRSASKRLSRNLDGAGDDTLQFLQQLSASTRSETDDWSFMLESDKPQPSVEFSARGESDQALSQSWEEGQSVQTVTVTWQDTETGQAGSQTVTQTVSQPWQELAADEQQQRTKEDEWSDLMYRHPPFPFVPPFDFVKEPVKLSLSSLDRLLQPLLKQQDDWFLYFDRVFTLPSLESVEKPFSPSPLLLPVSPQAQFQLQEEDEQELTRKQVIQGLQEKVTLVDKLMEANLLERTLREVRDLGERLQEVDELAERLQEVIEEELGKEEVDKLREEEGGGDLEREKQIQVEGITERVVMKYVRRIETEEEDELEEQIKQVFLKGLLPEDEEVEVRSVEVVTDESLLDDSLRDKLRQIEKEWQDEVEEKFGSPDVVGTTSVVAYHKVESRTKRVTIVDERGQEEEDIEDMQVQAGVTSEERLEKRETWRETELLEEGTEREVTERLQAEDQSQVEDKDVWFILFDRPPYKAVFQPPVILEGQDQKEAESFVSVVGAAADEEIREVVVEERKIIEEAPRYLQEIPQQPVTERDDDWFVLLDIVPRETSYVPPVAVVERAQVSPEERISVIEVATIEQREKRVEFVVEDREIKQELIEKPVVAPPQAVREIEDDWFVLLDVPVREPSFVPPVTMAEYVQVYPEEGVSAAAKTIAVESRKEVVIEETVMQREEKKLPTQIIPELKIPQPVRERDDDWFVLLDVIPRETSYVPPVAVVERVQVSPEERVSLIEVATLEQREKRVEFVVEDRELKRELIEKPVVAPPQAVREIEDDWFVLLDVPVREPSFVPPVTVAEYVQVYPEEGVSAAAKTIAVELRKEVVIEETVMQREEKKLPTQIIPELKIPQPVRERDDDWFVLLDVIPRETSYVPPVSLASVEPQIEVKSVEQKVQQVDQIRWQPSQPLPEREDDWFVLFDAVRPSVTPVKIMPDVRKTFEVTTTETRTQKKMIIGVDRRQDETRLSEMRQIQIAPPSEREGGDDWFVLFDIIREKPVVVPPVTVRERIQFPAEVRVPTAVAKTRIAISETRPMFEKRILEERRPPAYTHVNDDWFVLLDAGLKESVVSTQRGARPVSAPVFSQAALAEAGIPMAPFDQPQTSTPIKTSRQEERKLEVTVEAVEPSKIEAAAEDKPAVWRDQGEVESSLISTINGDIQHKSEVTSTEVVRMRKKRAKKIEGDSIYIRHSLLMLEEFSKPQEDLLRHHASISKLKKNFMEAVPEPRPSEWDKRLSTHSPFRTLGINGQPLPSADGPPLVQTQTVTITAVSNSLPTGISTTEVPIVPTKTITYESSKVTVDGTDEDKDGTTVSSSTTVTSEATSGTTVTTTTTHISKVVKSGSSETRVEKRIVITADSDIDQDKEKHGGASAL; encoded by the exons TGGCTACCATGACAACAGAGGCAAGTGCAGTGAGTGAGGCGGACACTGAGGGCAAGCAGAAGGCCAGCGGCGCCGAGCCTGAACCCGAACCAGAGAGCAAACAGAAGTCAGAAGCGGCAGCGTCCCAGCCGGTGGGGGAGCAGTCGAGCAAGAAGGCCCAGGAGCAGGCCTCTGAGCCTGGGCCTGCTGACGTAGCTACTTCCCccgaggaggagcagctgaagcCTCGTACCCGGACCTCTGCTGGCAAAGGCCTGTCTCGCCTCTTTTCGTCTTTCCTCAAACGCCGCTCGCAGTGCTCTGAGGGAGAGGGGTTTGAGGCAGAGAAAGCCAGAGAGGAAAaggcagacaaagaggaaaaaactgaCAAGGCAGAAGCGGAGAAGGTGGAAGAGGTgaaaagtgaagagaaagacacaaaagcagaggaggacaaaTCTGAGGTGaaagaagtgaaaaagaaagaggaaaaagtagaagaaaaagaggataaaaagaaagaagaagaaaaagtcgAGAAAAAGggcagtaaaaagaaaaagaaagaagccAAGAAGAAAGTAGAGGAGAAGGatgaggagaaagtgaaaaaggacgaggagaaaaaggaagaggaaaaggtgaaaaagaaagaggagcaaaaagaagaggagaaagcaCAGCAGACTGtagaaaagaaggaggaaaaatTGGTGactaaagaagaagagaagaaggagactGCTGAAGTTAAAGACAAGGGGGCAGAAGCcggaaagaaagaggaggaaaaaattgACAAGAAGGTGGcgaagaagaaagaaaaagaagaaaagataaagaagaaggaagaggaaaaagcaaagaggaaagcagaggaagaagaaagggtaaagaagagagaagaggagaagacaaagaagaaagaagaagaaaaagccaGAGAGGCggaaaaagcaaagaagaaagaggaggaaaaggccaagaagaaagaggaggagaaagcgAAAGAGGAGAAGAcgaaaaagaaagaggaggagaaaccaAAGGAGgagttaaaaaagaaagaggaggagaaggagaaagaagaggcaAAGAAGAcggaagaggaggaggaaaagacagaggaaaagcagaagaaagaagaggaaaaagggaagaaaaaagagaaagggaagaacaaaggaaagaaagggcCAAGTGAGGAGCGGGTGAAAGCGCCGATTGCTGCTCCGGAGCCTGAGCTTAAAACTGAACCAGACACTGAACAGGCTCCTGATCAGCACTCAATAAGCAGCACAGAGGCGCAG CCAGCTCCAGAGGAAAACAAGGAAGAAGCTGGCATAAAGAAGGAGCCTGAGGTAGTGGAAGAAGCAaaggaggacacagagaaaaaggagggagaaCCAGCAGAACAGGAGAAAGAAGtcaaagaagaggaaaaggcaaaggaggaggggaagaaggaggggaagaaggagaagcctgcaaaagaaaagaagacagagaagaagaccGAGGAGGCGAAAGGCTCCAAACGTCAGAAAACCATGCAATGCAAAGTCACCTTACTGGATGACACTCAGTTTGAGTGTGAGCTTGAT AAACATGCTAAAGGCCAGGAACTTTTGACAAAGGTGTGTGACCATGTCAACCTGCTGGAGAAAGATTACTTTGGCCTCGCTAACTGGGAAACCCCAACCAGCAAG ACATGGTTGGAGCCCGCAAAAGAGATCCGGAAACAGGTTTCAGGTGCTGTCTATGAGTTTACTTTCAATGTGAAGTTCTACCCTCCTGATCCAGCACAGCTTACTGAAGACCTCACCAG GTACTTTCTGTGTCTCCAGCTGAGGAAGGACATTATGCATGGTGTTCTTCCCTGTTCCTTTGTCACACTATCCCTGCTGGGCTCCTACACAGCCCAGTCAGAGCTTGGGGAGTATGATCCAGAGGTCCATGGAACAGActatgtaaaggatctgaaccTGGCCCCCGGGCAAAGCAAAGAGCTGGAGGACAAAGTGATGGAGCTGCACCGAACATACAG gTCAATGAGTCCAGCTCAAGCAGACATGTTGTTTCTGGAAAATGCCAAGAAACTCGCCATGTATGGAGTTGATCTGCACCAAGCCAAG GATCTGGATGGTGTTTACATTACACTGGGGGTTTGCTCCAGTGCTCTGATGGTTTACAAGGACAAGCTGAGGATCAACCGTTTCCCTTGGCCCAAAGTGCTCAAGATCTCTTACAAGCGCAGCAGCTTCTTTATCAAAATCCGGCCATCAGAG CAAGAGCAGTATGAAAGCACAATAGGCTTCAAACTGCCCAACTACAAAGCCTCAAAGAAACTGTGGAAAGTTTGTGTTGAACACCACACCTTCTTCAG GGTTTCAACAGTGGAGCCCCCCTCATCACGTCGCTTCCTCGTCTTGGGCTCGAAGTTCCGGTACAGCGGGCGTACTCAGGCCCAGACACGCCAGGCCAGTTCCATGATTGACCGCCCAGCCCCCCGCTTCACACGGTCTGCGAGCAAGAGGCTGTCCCGTAACCTGGATGGAG CTGGAGATGACACTCTCCAGTTTCTGCAACAGCTCTCAGCATCAACCAGGTCTGAGACTGATGACTGGTCGTTTATGCTGGAATCTGACAAACCTCAGCCTTCTGTTGAATTCTCAG CCAGAGGAGAGTCTGACCAGGCTCTCAGTCAGTCCTGGGAGGAGGGGCAGTCTGTTCAGACAGTCACAGTAACCTGGCAGGACACTGAGACTGGGCAGGCTGGCTCTCAAACCGTCACCCAGACGGTCAGCCAGCCGTGGCAGGAGCTGGCAgctgatgagcagcagcagaggacaaaGGAGGACGAGTGGTCTGATCTGATGTATCGTCATCCTCCTTTCCCCTTTGTCCCACCTTTTGATTTTGTGAAAGAGCCAG TTAAGCTCAGCTTGAGCTCATTGGATAGGCTTTTACAACCTTTGCTGAAACAGCAAGACGATTGGTTCCTGTACTTTGACCGAGTCTTCACCCTGCCTTCGCTTGAGAGTGTTGAAAAACCAT TTTCACCATCACCTCTGCTCCTCCCAGTCTCTCCCCAAGCTCAGTTCCAGCTCCAAGAGGAGGATGAGCAGGAACTGACCCGTAAGCAAGTCATTCAGGGGCTTCAGGAAAAAGTGACCTTGGTAGACAAGCTGATGGAGGCAAATCTTTTAGAAAGAACACTGAGGGAAGTGAGGGATTTGGGGGAAAGGCTCCAAGAAGTGGATGAGCTGGCAGAGAGACTTCAAGAAGTAATAGAGGAAGAATTGGGGAAGGAGGAGGTAGACAAAttaagagaagaagaaggaggaggagatttggagagggaaaaacaaatacaagtaGAAGGTATAACAGAAAGAGTGGTGATGAAATATGTGAGGAGGatagagacagaagaggaggatgagttGGAGGAGCAAATAAAGCAGGTGTTTTTAAAAGGCTTGTTACCTGAAGATGAAGAGGTTGAGGTGAGGAGTGTAGAAGTGGTGACAGATGAGAGTCTGTTAGATGACAGTTTGAGAGACAAGCTACGCCAGATAGAAAAGGAATGGCAAGATGAGGTAGAGGAGAAGTTTGGTTCTCCTGATGTCGTTGGCACCACCTCTGTGGTGGCATATCATAAGGTAGAGAGCAGGACTAAGAGAGTGACTATTGTAGATGAGAGGGGGCAAGAAGAGGAGGATATAGAAGACATGCAGGTACAGGCTGGTGTAACATCAGAGGAGAGGTTAGAAAAACGAGAGACATGGCGCGAGACAGAATTACTGGAGGAGGGAACTGAGAGAGAGGTCACTGAGAGGCTTCAGGCTGAGGATCAATCTCAGGTGGAAGATAAAGATGTCTGGTTCATACTTTTTGACCGCCCTCCATACAAAGCTGTTTTCCAACCACCAG TTATCTTGGAGGGACAAGACCAGAAGGAGGCAGAAAGTTTTGTCTCTGTggttggagctgcagcagatgaaGAGATTAGAGAGGTGGTTGTTGAGGAGAGAAAGATAATAGAGGAGGCACCAAGATATCTTCAAGAAATCCCACAACAACCtgtgacagaaagagatgaTGACTGGTTTGTGTTGCTGGATATTGTTCCCAGAGAGACATCATATGTGCCACCAG TTGCTGTTGTGGAACGTGCTCAAGTGTCACCAGAAGAGCGAATCTCCGTGATTGAAGTAGCAACCAttgagcagagagaaaaaagagtggAGTTTGTAGTAGAGGACAGGGAGATAAAACAAGAGCTGATTGAAAAGCCAGTAGTAGCACCGCCACAGGCTGTGAGAGAGATAGAAGATGACTGGTTTGTGCTGCTGGATGTTCCCGTTAGAGAACCATCATTTGTGCCACCAG TTACCATGGCAGAGTATGTTCAGGTTTATCCTGAAGAAGGCGTTTCTGCTGCCGCTAAAACAATAGCAGTGGAGTCGAGGAAGGAGGTTGTAATTGAAGAGACtgtgatgcagagagaggaaaagaagctTCCCACACAAATTATTCCAGAGCTGAAAATACCCCAgcctgtgagagaaagagatgacGACTGGTTTGTATTGCTGGATGTTATTCCCAGAGAGACGTCATACGTGCCTCCAG TTGCTGTTGTGGAACGTGTTCAAGTGTCACCAGAAGAACGAGTCTCTCTGATTGAAGTAGCAACCcttgagcagagagagaaaagagtggaGTTTGTAGTAGAGGACAGAGAATTAAAACGAGAGCTGATTGAAAAGCCAGTAGTAGCACCGCCACAGGCTGTGAGAGAGATAGAAGATGACTGGTTTGTGCTGCTGGATGTTCCTGTTAGAGAACCATCATTTGTGCCACCAG TTACTGTGGCAGAGTATGTTCAGGTTTATCCTGAAGAAGGCGTTTCTGCTGCCGCTAAAACAATAGCAGTGGAGTTGAGGAAGGAGGTTGTAATTGAAGAGACtgtgatgcagagagaggaaaagaagctTCCCACGCAAATCATTCCAGAGCTGAAAATACCCCAgcctgtgagagaaagagatgacGACTGGTTTGTGTTGCTGGATGTTATTCCCAGAGAGACGTCATATGTGCCCCCAG tttctctggCAAGTGTTGAACCTCAAATTGAAGTGAAAAGCGTAGAGCAGAAGGTGCAGCAGGTTGACCAGATTAGGTGGCAGCCTTCTCAGCCACTgccagagagagaagatgacTGGTTTGTGCTGTTTGATGCTGTTCGTCCGTCAG TTACCCCTGTTAAGATTATGCCGGATGTGAGGAAGACGTTTGAGGTGACAACCACAGAGACTAGAACACAGAAGAAGATGATAATTGGTGTTGACAGGAGGCAAGATGAGACACGTTTGTCTGAAATGAGACAGATCCAAATTGCACCACcgtcagagagagaaggaggagatgatTGGTTTGTCCTGTTTGACATCATCCGAGAGAAGCCTGTTGTCGTGCCACCAG TCACTGTCCGTGAGCGCATCCAGTTcccagcagaggtcagagttcCAACTGCTGTGGCCAAAACGAGGATTGCTATTTCCGAGACGAGACCGATGTTTGAGAAACGGATCCTGGAGGAAAGACGTCCACCCGCATATACACATGTCAATGATGATTGGTTTGTTCTGCTAGATGCTGGCCTCAAAGAGTCAG TGGTGAGCACACAGAGGGGCGCTCGTCCTGTCAGTGCTCCGGTCTTCTCCCAGGCTGCTCTGGCTGAGGCAGGGATCCCCATGGCCCCTTTCGACCAGCCCCAAACCTCCACTCCAATCAAGACCAGCCGCCAAGAGGAAAGAAAGCTGGAGGTCACCGTAGAAGCTGTGGAGCCCTCCAAAATCGAGGCTGCAGCTGAGGACAAG CCAGCAGTGTGGAGGGACCAGGGAGAAGTAGAATCGTCACTCATATCCACCATCAATGGGGACATTCAG CACAAGTCTGAGGTGACAAGCACGGAGGTGGTGCGAATGCGAAAG aaaaGAGCTAAGAAAATTGAGGGTGACTCAATTTATATCAGACATAGCCTTTTAATGTTGGAG GAGTTCAGTAAGCCTCAGGAGGACCTGCTCAGACATCACGCCAGCATCAGTAAGCTGAAGAAGAACTTCATGGAAGCTGTCCCAGAGCCCAGGCCCAGTGAGTGGGACAAGCGCCTGTCCACACACTCTCCGTTCCGCACACTGGGAATCAATGGTCAGCCTCTGCCCAGTGCGGATGGG CCCCCTCTGGTGCAGACCCAGACAGTCACCATCACAGCAGTCTCCAACTCCTTACCCACTGGCATCTCCACCACAGAGGTCCCAATCGTCCCGACCAAGACCATCACCTATGAGTCTTCAAAG gtgaCAGTTGATGGGACGGACGAGGACAAAGATGGCACAACTGTGTCCAGCTCCACAACCGTTACCTCAGAGGCCACTAGTGGCACCAcagtcaccaccaccaccactcacATCTCAAAG GTAGTAAAAAGTGGATCTTCAGAGACTCGTGTGGAGAAGAGGATTGTCATAACTGCAGACTCTGATATTGACCAAGATAAG GAGAAACATGGCGGAGCATCAGCATTGTAA